AAGCTATCATAAAATGAAACAAGTAGACTTTTGGTAGAAACATTACCACTCAAATTAATCAGCTATGCATACTCAAGGGTGGTAGAGGTTACAATCACGCGTGTATGAAAGAGAATGAACAAATAAACACACGGAAGAATTCAACAATGAGCTTTgcttttcattgttttgtatTGCAAGCTGCTTTTCGAGATGATTGCAATTAGCTCATTGGCAGTCCACGTAACAAGAGAGAGATTTTGAATATGTTTGATTGAATCTTTATCCAGTGATGCTAGGAAAGAGACGCATCCTGCTAGAAGTTTTCCAAAACAAAGGACAAATCAAAAGAGAAGAGTTAAACAAGGATACAAAATTCTGATTAAAATCTCATtactttatattaatatattctgAAGCCCCCCTTTTTCTTATGTCAAAGTTTGAGAGCAAAACTGAAGCAAATGGTCCCTTCATAGTTCAAGGTTTCATAGTTCATACCTGAAATTTTTACAAGGCATAGTAATGAATATGAAGCCAACACCCTTGCCCCAACATCTTTATCATAATTCAAGGACTTTAGTAGCAGTGGCGTGAGGATTGAGAATGCCATTGGTGGGAACTTTCTGTCATCAACTAAGTGAAGGTAGCAACTCATCCAAGAAATTGTTACAAGGCTAGCTCGTGCTAAACTTGGGACTCCATTGATTGAAGAATCTGAAAGTGCTTTTAGTAAATTATTGTTTCCACTCTTGAACAAGACACATGCTGCTGTTCTTCGCCATGTTTCAGCTTCATTATCATCTTCATTCTAATCAACAACATGCAACCAATCAATATCTTGAATTGCAAGTGATACTAAAAGCGATTCCAGTTTATAGAACCAAGGATTTGAAACTTTACAATTGCATAATTATAATCCAATGACTACCTTGTGAGCTGAATCATAAACAACAATTTCCTTGCCATAAGAGGAACCTTCCATGCAATTTTCTTGAAAGCCAGCTTGGTGTAGAACTGTTCTCTCCATTAATGATTCTCCTGTATAAGTAAAGTGTCCTGCTAACAAGAGTAAAGCTCTTGCTGATTGTTCTTGTATTTTATCACTACACACTTGACAATCTAAAGCAACCATAATTGCCTCAATTGCTTCTGCTCTATAAAAGCTCTCTTTGAAAGGATCTTCCTGCAAAACAACTGCTTTTCCATTTGTGAACTCTTCAACAAACTAAACTTGATATATTACGGACTAATGGACGGTTAAACAGTCTAAGAGCTTAATTTTGGAAACAAACAATTGGTTATAGAACAACTTGGTTAAACAATTGTTAATGTTTCCATACAAGGATTAGTAGGCTGAAAGAATTACCATAATATCAAGCATCAATAATACTGCTGCAACGAGAGGACGTTGTTCAGGTGGAGCCCTCTGAAGATAGATGAACAGAATGTGCATTGTGTTTAGGCCACCCCATCCATCTTTAAGTCCCCTTAAGAAATGTAAAATCTTGGTGGTTCTGACAATTTCAAGAGACTCATGTCAGCACTTTCTGGTAAAATTTAGTAAGGaaacaaagagaagaagaataaaaagataTCTTCAAAAAAGTTAGGTAGGGAAAAAGTGCCTTTCAAGATAGAGTAACTCAGCTAGCACAGCAAAGGCACATCCACTGCAACTTTTACTATTGTCGAGAATAATGAGTTCTAGTAAAGAGCTCTTGTTTATATTGTCAGATAAGAAACTCCGGCAGCTTCCTTCAGCATGAATGcaactataaataataaaagcagCTTTGTTTCTCTGGAGAATCTCTCCTTCCTCAATTCTTTTCATAAGAAAGGTCAATCCCCCAAGAGAAACAACCTGCCTAGCATTCTCTAAATTCTTATCTTCATCAAATCCAGTAAGAAGTTGGTCCATAAAGTAAATTGCAGCCTCTTGAGGGCAGCATTGAACCGTGAAGAGGGTTAGAACTTTGTTTCCAAATTCTAACACTCGAAGTACAAGAGACACCCATTCTGGTGATAACATCTGTTTTGCCCGTGGCTTTAACAGATAAAGCAGAACGGCAGCTTTTAGGAACAGGCCAGTCCTTCTTAAAAGTCTCACAAAGATATCAAGTTGTGGATCCCAGCTCAGTATAATTTGTCTAATTGCATCATTCCTCCCTACTAGTTCTGCTAAAATTGATATAGCCAATTCTAGAATTTCATCTATACTTGAGGCAAACATTACCTCCAGGATAGCCTCAACTACACTAGATTGTGACACTGCTTCTTCAATTAGATGGTCCACATGAGAGTTCAACCAAGCTTTGGCTATCACACGAATTGCAAATTCGCATTCACTGAGAATATCTGATGAACATATAGTTGTAATAGCTCGAACAAATTCGCTTGAAAGAACGGTTGCTTCGTTTCTAAATGAACCGTTGCAGGATGCGTAGTTGCTGTTCGTTAAGCTTTCTGCTTGCATACTCCTACAAGAAAAGCATTGGAAATAGTCCAATCTCTGTGACCCTGGCTTTAATTCAGCATAACTATTGTCAATTGATCTTGAAGATTTTCCGAGGAATATAGTGTCTTGTTTCTGCCAAAGGTGAGATATAAAAAGACATCATATGTTTCAAATgaattctatattttaaatctGTCATTCAATGAAGATGCTGAAACTTACCTGAAGTGAACTGCGGTTGTAGTCATCTCCATACAAATTTTCATCATTCCCTGAGCCCCATTTGATTGTCAGAAATCCATTGTGATCAGCCAAGGTGGTAGGTTTCAGCTCTAGTTTGGGGCCAAATACTTCCTTGTATCTATTGCAAGCAACCAAAACACAAACTACCATTTACCTGATTTGTTTCTTGTGAAAACATAACTAGAATGAATGAACCAGTGAATGAAAAATATCCATGTTACTTACAAGTTTTTGTTGGTTGAAGAACTCAAAACAAAAGAATCTGAAGACATTTTTCTTGATGATCCTCGACTTGGTCTTGATGGCAATGGAACAACAGGAAGGGGAGGCTCGTTTGCCCCAACTTTAAGCCACTGCTTGTAATACAAAGCAAACAAAGCAGTTCCTGTATCCAATTTTTTCCCATACACTTTGCTCAAAGTCCTCATTGTGTTATCCTTCGCATCCTGACATTCACTCGAAGCCGAAAGTGCATCGAGTTCCTCAGCATACCAAATTTTAAGATGGAGAAGATGAGGAAGGAAGACGTGCTCCCAGAGGTCAGGAAGCAAGTAAGTCCTAGCCAAAAATGGAGAATCAGAAAACACTTGCAGCAGGTGCCTAGCACAAATCCTGTTGTTCTTCTGAAGCTTGTAAACTATTGCCAAGTAGAGCTGAGCACAAGCAGAGATATGGGAATTGGGTATTCCACAAGTTGAACCAGCTTCCCTTGATGTTTTACTTTTACTGTTCAATGAAGAAACTATGGTCAAAAGCTCAATGGAATTCCTTAAGCTTTCCATCTTTATCTCTTTCCTTGTCCCTTGATCCTGCACCAACTTGTCAATATTCTCCATGGCTAGTTTCATGTTCACCAGAACCTCATCTTCTGACCCAGAACCATTTCTCCTTCTGATCAAATAGGAACTGCACTTGTCTCTCACTAGTTTCCTGAAATGATCATCTTTCAAAAACCTTCCAATGTAGCCACTGAGGATAGAAACCACTGCTCTGGTGGCTACTTCATTCATGGGAGGTCCCATGGTTGTGGAAGCCGGTGATAGCAATGACTTGGAATTCTTCCAAATTTCAGAAACTGAACCAACCCTTTGAGATATGGAGTGAAAAGACCAAGACCCAGTTGGTATGGTGGAGTTGTCCAAGTTGTTGTTGGAACAATCAAGGCTTTTTCGATCGTTGCATATGTGTAGAGGGAGTGAGTTTATTATTATCTCTGGTGTTTGTggtgagaatttgaattttgccTTGAAATGGTTGAGGTTTGAAGTTGTTTGATAGAAGCCTTCTTCTGTAAGAAGCTCTCTCAGGGAAGTCATCTCCAATGGCAAtcggagaaaaagaaagaaagacaaaTTTGATCTTTCTTTGTATTCAAAACTGCTATTCTGTTTCCATATGTTTCAGAGGAAAAGTAGAGAATAGAAGACAGCTAGGAACAGAAATGCAGACAAGAAGAGTGTTGGGCTAATCAATCAATCATGGATGCTGAATCTTTCAAGGTCTTTTAACTCCAAACTTCGTAACTTACTAAGTTCTAACATTCTACGCAACCCCAAacagttttccttttttttactaggactatatataaaaactaaatttaaaaccacttaatatttttattattttaatctaaatatttaaatataattttatttttatttaattacgtTTTAAATATGTTCCAAATTGGTATattctttcattaaattttttattaggtaTTCAAAATCTTATTGtattcattattaataatatattttatgactcataaaataatattatagtttttattattttataccaattttaaaatttcatattttttaattgtggtaaaaagaaacaagataatgtctaatcaataaaaaattaaaaaagaaaataactaaacaaaataaaaatttgtaatattattaaacaCTCAATTGAAAATAGGTTTATAAGaaacttcaaatatttatttattattttcatgttttcgtcataataataattttcaagtCTTGTTCCTGTTTATAAagaacattatatatatactacACTATTGAACATTATATACATACTACACTAtgttttaagtaattatttctttttatcaagttcattagttttatattgattaagagataaaattaaggtagtttaaatatttttttttcagtcttgaagacaatttttaaaaacaaaattaagatgAAGTTTTAGTTTGTAAAGtggataatattttaaatgataagtGATATATAATGTCATTTGACAATATGAGATTGGAACATTGAGGTTGTGggatcataaaaaaattataaaacggACCATCAGTtctcttaataaattttttatcggAGATAACTagtcattttcttaaattttaactGAAGATTAATATTTCTATCAtccttaataattttatatcacttattaaaaattgagatcaaagataatttaattaggttttttttctttcatcttctaACAAATGTTTCAAAacgaataatatttaaaaaaaaaaattattgatcatAATGGTATCACTTTACGCAGCACATTCAATATCTATTTTACTTACAAAAAGTTTCTTCCGCtatcaaaattcttttaaatattaaataataaagaattaattaTATACTAATATTATTCTTTACTGATACTGATTATTGTATTTCctaatacaatatatttatttaattatatatattaatcgctgaattatttaatttaatttaatatataaaatattattgttaaacaTGAAGGTAAATTATGGGTACGAAAACGGAAACCATTGTTACTGTTTTCGTGGTTTTGGTAGTAGTGTTGTTTTTGGACATAATAAAGGTACACACAGTATAGGACAACAAGAGGAGCACAATTCATGGAGTTCCAACACAAAAGACAATGTTCGATAACATGTCTggaacttgatttttttttttcccatcACGGTATAACTTCAAAATATACTTattaacttttatgttttaaaatgtatgaaaaaattaatataataatattaatatatttttaatatttaacagaagataataataaaaaatccaaCAACAAAAATCTGGACTTTGACATTGTTAAGTTTCACAGtgtattttttacaataaatacgTATATATTTAAGGCAAtctataaactaataaaaaataaattcagttCTAACATGTCCTATTTAAAAATGGATGGTGATATTTGGAATGATGTATTTATTTATGCAGGAGTACTTCTCGcggataagaaaaagaaaaatgtttttttatcaacCAAATAACCACAACTTTCTATggtgtattttaaataaatttttaaaatctgaaaTAGTGATGTGAAGGATAATTTGGGAAGGAAAGAAGTTTCAaggtttttttcaaaatcaatttctaaactcttcatctttttctttttacatttcttGTTGTTCTCTTTCCATTTCtgattgttttttctttctcatcatttGTCCTTCTTTCTCACCAATCGTAACCTTTACTATCAACCTCTACTGATTATCTCTCTTCTTCATCTCACTCTTTCTCTTCTCCTATTGACAactttcagtttttttattctctctGTCTCGACATTTTTCCTTCGCTTCTCACTTCCTGTGACGTCGATGGTCACCTCCACCGTCACCTACATTATTGCTCAACCAATGTTTTTCCATTCCCCCTCTCTCGCCCTCTCAACTAGGAAGAAGTAAAAGTGATTCCTTTTCCGAACATGTGGACATTTTTTGGTGAAAGAAGGGGTCTAAGATAGTGTTGAGGTGCGTAGAATCATAAAGTCATGTGTTATACTCTCTCTTTGTGTTATTGTTGTTATTGATGATTGAGTTGCCGTTTGActcttttttatgttgaaattgCGTTATTGTAGAACTACAGTGTTGAGGTGCTTgttgttttactattttatgtTGCTTTGTAAAGGTTGTTGGTGatgaatttacttttttttttggtatatgTTGGTTTAGCATATTTTGTTGGCATTGGTGACACTTGATCCTTTTACCAAAGTTAAGCAACCATTTAGGATTGCAGCTGAAGTTATACAATTATTTGGTTTTGTCAAAAATGATGTTGGAAACTAGGTTCACAAAAGAGGGGATTTCCATGGAATGCATCATGTTCGTCGAGCATATCCCCCTCTGCAAGAGAGTTCTTCTGCAATGCTAACTCAAGTTATCAACGATATCTGAGATGCTCGCACATTTGTGGGAACAAATTTGATAACATATGGAACAAATTTGACAACATCGATACTCGAGTTGGACACATAGAGGAAATGGATTATATACGGAGTTGCTTAGATCAATAAGGATCTTCTTAGATTTGATAGCAAAGTCTTTcttagtttttaaatgaaatacttttttattattgtaatgcTTTTTCAATATTGTAATGTTTTCTTATCAAtgaataaattacattttttggTTTCTTATCTATTATGTTGTTTTCTTcgactatgaatgaatggactATAATGTAATGAGTTAATTCAACTTCAACCAAAATTGATTATGAAAATCATCATGAAAAAAGTTTATTTGGTTCATCGTCTTAATTATAATTGAGGTCGGTGGTTTTCACTCACTCATCCAAGACAAAGGActaaaaaaatcactaaaaaataTCGTCCATGCAAACTTGGGGAGCCATGTCCCATTTTTTGTACAAACCATCAATATGCCTCTGATAATCAATTACATGGGtcttgtaattgattaccagaGGCATGGGAGCCTTTGTACAAAAAGTTCAACGTGACTCCCCAACTGGAAGAACAAGACTCTTGAGGATGGTTTTGCCTCTGTACTTGTGACTTTTTCCAAATTTTGAGATAGGTGAGTGAATTTAATGGCCATGGGTAGTGTTTAGTGCACCAACGAACGTGTTAGACCATTGAATTGTTGagaaaaaatgtcatttatGTGCTTTCATGTAAGTTATATAAGATCCATGAGCATTACTACCCATTTTCTACGCTGGTAATAGATTATATGGGTCTTGTAATCGATTGCCAAAGGTGTGGGGGGCATTTGTACAAAAAGTTCAACGTGACTCCCCGACTAGAATTACAGGACTCCCCAGGATGGTTTCGCCTTTGCTCTTGtgacttttttataatttttgataTGGGTGAGTGAGTTTAATGGCCACGGGTGGTGTTTCGTGCACCAATGAACACGTCAGGTCATTGAATTGTTGAAAAAATGTCATTTAGGTGCTTTCATGTATGTTAGATCAGGTTCATGAGCATTGCTGCCCATTTTATGtcctagtaatcgattacaggggtCTTGTAATCAATTAGGGGGCATATAGAAAGTTCAATGTGACTCCCCAATTGGAAGAATAGGACTTCCTATGGTTGCTTGTACTTTGTTTCTGAGtgatgttttcaattttttgggATGAATGAGTGTGTTTCTGATAACagttgatttaacgtgtttgtgtgtgtatattttgtgaacaaattaaCTCCTTAGTAGCTTTTACCTTGCTTTACCCTCAAGTTTAATGTGTttcctagttttcttgtgttttatttagtatatgcttgtttttacctctaatctctttgagtgtgtgaaataaatgaataggaagcaattctagtgaagggaaacaagcaagaactcaagggaacatgttttgggacaataaaagattaatttgaagCAAACACCCATGTTGGACACCTTTGGAATTGcacaagaacttgaattttagaaatgtTGTCAAAACAGCCTATAGTTGAGCGGCAGCTGAGCTATATGTCTCTGGAATGCTGCAGCTaaggtgcagctggggtgcagctgagcgccctgctctctggaatgTTGGCGCTAGGgagcagctggggtgcagctgagcgctcTGTCACTGGAAATTTGCCACCGGGGTGCAGCTGAgtgccctgctctctggaatgctgcagctggggtgcaacTGAGGTGCAGTTGAGCGGTGACgacgctgatgtgtcaaaatggtttatttaaacatgggtctcacGATTTTTTGGgaattcttctcctcctacacttcattcttcacctagagagattgggagaggcccttggaggctatttggggtgttgggaagctctcccactcctccttgggtcttcaagcttcatcaatggtgattttgccccttttgggttgagaaagaagatgggtcacaaattggagatggagatgtgaaggggaggcgcaaatggagcatggagcatggagcagctgccaagaaccttgggaaaggctttgcatcttctctttgccGAATTACGTGATGTCGAAAGCAACACTTTGCACTTAACCCATCTTTATGTCCAACCCTAAGAACCTCTGCCAATTCTCCGATTCTTATGAAGGCTGCAAATCTGCTTTGCAAGTCCTGCTCAAGCACATAAACCAATTTAAAGATAGTGAGATTGTGTGCCTCATTATCGTAAGGGAGGCAAAAGAAAGGAACAACGACGTACCAAAATTTAACTCTATAGACTCTCTGTGCTTTTTGAAATCAAATTGAAGCCACTATAGATGTTCAAAGTTTAAGTTCTTGCATTCGAATTAAAGATAATTGAATCAGGAAtgcaatgtaaaaataaaaaattctactcgattaaataactataaataaagttatagaCCTAACAAGCAGCATAGGTCAAATTTGTCAGCATTTAAACCAGAATATCATtgcaaaaaattgaaaagaaaaacattaaaaacaatcattcaacaaaaatggagaaaaagaaaacgctCAAACATTGACTTACCTTGCTTTGAGATGGCTTTATTGTTGTAAACGGACAAAAGGAAAATGTCCAAAAACACAAATCAAAAAGGAAAGAGGGAtaacaaccacaaccacaagACAACTAAGAAATAAggaacaaacacacacaaacacccaATGACCAACACCAACATAAACCTAAAATATTAAGGTTTCAAAAACAAGCTTTCCAATGCAACGAATGCAAAGCACACAAAGAGGAAGGCAAGACACCAAAAATAGAGCACACAAGGAGGACAACAATGGTGGTACACCAAATAAGATCGAATAAGTATTTAACACCCCAAAGACCAACAAGAAAACGCCAAATAGAACGAAACAAACACATAACCTAGTCACGGGCATGGCGCCAACAATGAACGAAAGAGGGGTTTTCGCAAAACAACAAAGGCACTTTGGAAAGATCTAACAAAATCATCAAGGCAATGACAATAACAATGGTCAACTAATCGAAAGAACAAACCCACCTGGACacgatggtggtggtggaggaatGGGAAGAGGATTCGCTAGTGGTGGAGGAAAGGAAAGATCTCTCGAGAATAAGGGGcaagagattttgaaaaatgaaattgaaaacctAAACATCCCACAATTTTACCCTCTAggtcaattatttttttaaaaaaagatattcaAACTAACCAATAATACTTTAACACGTGACGTtgtcaaaattttgttgttaacATATCACAgtcttaagaaaaaaacatttatgaaaaaaagtgatttacttctactaatttaaatagaaatatgaCTAGAAGATACGGGAAAGACATATTTGaagctttcttttttttatgaaaatccAACTCaaagattatttattttcaactttaacaaaaaataatgtgataataaattatcttatttaaataataagttttatttatttattttaggcttaataccttaTTTGGTCCTCTAGTTTGTCAACttatctcattttggtcctctattTTGCAAccgtctcaatttagtcacaaattttgcaaaaatgaaCACATTTCATCACATCCGTTAAGTCTTATGAAACGACGTTAAGTGTTGATGAGCTGTAAGTTGAGTTTTTACCACGTGTCAATGTCAAATAAAATGGATTGGCATAGGTGGATGACCTAGTCGTCGGATTTAAAGGCAAGCCCTAAGTTTTAAGGGAATCCCGTCTCATTGTGACTTAATTCTGGAGTTGGGGAAGAAGAGGTCTTTCATTCATCTTTGGTAAGAAGAGTCATAGTGAAGCATTGTGTTCTTGAGGTGGTCCTAAGGATATGTCTCGTTCATCAACCTCTTGTAAATGTTTGGGTTCGTCCATGCAACACAGTACTGGCAGTGTGAAGAGATTGGGTGNAAAGCCAACATGCTTCTGTGGTCAAAATGCAGTGTTTCGAATTGCCCGAACACCTAAGAACAAGGGGAAAAAATTTTGGGGGTGTCCTAACTTCAAGGTGAGTTTTccataaacattattgtttgGGTTGCCCTAAATTTTGGGTTTTGACGAAGCTCTTTGTGTTGTTCTTGAACAGGGTGGGAATGACGAATTGGTTGGGTGCAACTTCTTTGAGTGGTGCTTGGAGGAAGGAAATNAAGGAGTGGTAGGAGAAAGGAGTGGTAGTGCACAAGCTGAAGAAGTGGGTTTNATGAGTATGGAAGAAAGTTATCTTGAAAAGATGAGAATGGCTTCAATTGAGAAGACCTTAGTTAGGTTGGAAAAGGGGTTTAAAATCGTATTGGGGATGATGATTgtgaactttattttcaatttaattttagtgGCACTGTTGNTGAAAGTTGGGTGAAAGTTGTATTAGTGGGGATGTTTGTATTTCAGTGGCTTTGTGATTGGTTACGTTGTATCCTTGATGGCTGATATAAGAAATAAAGTGGTGATTTGAATGGCCAATTTGCAGAAAAGTGttgtaaatcaaaatttgatgtTTGGTGCAAGTTTTGTTTATGAAATATAACTCATAGAAGGTACCAGCAAAGGCTAAATTGTATGGAATCAAAATATCAGTGGTACAGTTGGTCTTTAACACCAAGTTTANGCCAATTTACCAAGCAATTTTTAACATAGGAATGAAANtgaacttaaattaaaattNTTGTTTTGGACcaacttttatttatgaaaactgACTTGTACAACCTTTTACCAAAAGCTAAATattatgcaatgaaaatatgagtGGTAGAGTAAGATCCAAAATATGAGTGACACAAAAGTTCTTCATTCAATATCCAAACTGATATCCAATTACATACAAAATGATATATCTGAATATGATTACATCCAAAATGAATGATATCCTAATATCATTACAACCAAAATCAGAACATCAATACATCCAAAATATTAGAGTTCAAAATAATTCAACATCAAATACAT
This genomic stretch from Vigna radiata var. radiata cultivar VC1973A chromosome 7, Vradiata_ver6, whole genome shotgun sequence harbors:
- the LOC106769321 gene encoding putative E3 ubiquitin-protein ligase LIN isoform X2, coding for MTSLRELLTEEGFYQTTSNLNHFKAKFKFSPQTPEIIINSLPLHICNDRKSLDCSNNNLDNSTIPTGSWSFHSISQRVGSVSEIWKNSKSLLSPASTTMGPPMNEVATRAVVSILSGYIGRFLKDDHFRKLVRDKCSSYLIRRRNGSGSEDEVLVNMKLAMENIDKLVQDQGTRKEIKMESLRNSIELLTIVSSLNSKSKTSREAGSTCGIPNSHISACAQLYLAIVYKLQKNNRICARHLLQVFSDSPFLARTYLLPDLWEHVFLPHLLHLKIWYAEELDALSASSECQDAKDNTMRTLSKVYGKKLDTGTALFALYYKQWLKVGANEPPLPVVPLPSRPSRGSSRKMSSDSFVLSSSTNKNLYKEVFGPKLELKPTTLADHNGFLTIKWGSGNDENLYGDDYNRSSLQKQDTIFLGKSSRSIDNSYAELKPGSQRLDYFQCFSCRSMQAESLTNSNYASCNGSFRNEATVLSSEFVRAITTICSSDILSECEFAIRVIAKAWLNSHVDHLIEEAVSQSSVVEAILEVMFASSIDEILELAISILAELVGRNDAIRQIILSWDPQLDIFVRLLRRTGLFLKAAVLLYLLKPRAKQMLSPEWVSLVLRVLEFGNKVLTLFTVQCCPQEAAIYFMDQLLTGFDEDKNLENARQVVSLGGLTFLMKRIEEGEILQRNKAAFIIYSCIHAEGSCRSFLSDNINKSSLLELIILDNSKSCSGCAFAVLAELLYLERTTKILHFLRGLKDGWGGLNTMHILFIYLQRAPPEQRPLVAAVLLMLDIMEDPFKESFYRAEAIEAIMVALDCQVCSDKIQEQSARALLLLAGHFTYTGESLMERTVLHQAGFQENCMEGSSYGKEIVVYDSAHKNEDDNEAETWRRTAACVLFKSGNNNLLKALSDSSINGVPSLARASLVTISWMSCYLHLVDDRKFPPMAFSILTPLLLKSLNYDKDVGARVLASYSLLCLVKISGCVSFLASLDKDSIKHIQNLSLVTWTANELIAIISKSSLQYKTMKSKAHC
- the LOC106769321 gene encoding putative E3 ubiquitin-protein ligase LIN isoform X1 — protein: MTSLRELLTEEGFYQTTSNLNHFKAKFKFSPQTPEIIINSLPLHICNDRKSLDCSNNNLDNSTIPTGSWSFHSISQRVGSVSEIWKNSKSLLSPASTTMGPPMNEVATRAVVSILSGYIGRFLKDDHFRKLVRDKCSSYLIRRRNGSGSEDEVLVNMKLAMENIDKLVQDQGTRKEIKMESLRNSIELLTIVSSLNSKSKTSREAGSTCGIPNSHISACAQLYLAIVYKLQKNNRICARHLLQVFSDSPFLARTYLLPDLWEHVFLPHLLHLKIWYAEELDALSASSECQDAKDNTMRTLSKVYGKKLDTGTALFALYYKQWLKVGANEPPLPVVPLPSRPSRGSSRKMSSDSFVLSSSTNKNLYKEVFGPKLELKPTTLADHNGFLTIKWGSGNDENLYGDDYNRSSLQKQDTIFLGKSSRSIDNSYAELKPGSQRLDYFQCFSCRSMQAESLTNSNYASCNGSFRNEATVLSSEFVRAITTICSSDILSECEFAIRVIAKAWLNSHVDHLIEEAVSQSSVVEAILEVMFASSIDEILELAISILAELVGRNDAIRQIILSWDPQLDIFVRLLRRTGLFLKAAVLLYLLKPRAKQMLSPEWVSLVLRVLEFGNKVLTLFTVQCCPQEAAIYFMDQLLTGFDEDKNLENARQVVSLGGLTFLMKRIEEGEILQRNKAAFIIYSCIHAEGSCRSFLSDNINKSSLLELIILDNSKSCSGCAFAVLAELLYLERTTKILHFLRGLKDGWGGLNTMHILFIYLQRAPPEQRPLVAAVLLMLDIMEDPFKESFYRAEAIEAIMVALDCQVCSDKIQEQSARALLLLAGHFTYTGESLMERTVLHQAGFQENCMEGSSYGKEIVVYDSAHKNEDDNEAETWRRTAACVLFKSGNNNLLKALSDSSINGVPSLARASLVTISWMSCYLHLVDDRKFPPMAFSILTPLLLKSLNYDKDVGARVLASYSLLCLVKISAGCVSFLASLDKDSIKHIQNLSLVTWTANELIAIISKSSLQYKTMKSKAHC
- the LOC111242121 gene encoding uncharacterized protein LOC111242121, whose translation is MSRSSTSCKCLGSSMQHSTGSVKRLGXKPTCFCGQNAVFRIARTPKNKGKKFWGCPNFKGGNDELVGCNFFEWCLEEGNXGVVGERSGSAQAEEVGXMSMEESYLEKMRMASIEKTLVRLEKGFKIVLGMMIVNFIFNLILVALLXKVG